The genomic segment TTAAATAGAGAAGTGAGGGAGAAAAATAAACTTGCAAGAAAAGAAGCGATTATAAATAAATTAAGGGGTAAAAGAAAAGAACTTTTTGGCTGTTTTTTCTTATATAAGTAGATAAGACTAAAGTCCCAAAAGATAAATAGCCCATGGGCTCTCTTCTCCCTTATAAAAACCTGTGGCAAATATTGGTAAAGAACAGATAAAAATTTTACTAATTTCTTTAGATTTGTTCGATTCTTTCTTCATTAATTTTTCTGTATTTTTTTTTGCATTTAGAACAAGAGGTTTCTTTTTGGTTGAAAATGATTTTGTTGCCACACTCGCAAATCCAGCCTTTTAATTTTGCCGGATTTCCATAAACTATAGCATAATCTGGAACATCTTTTGTAACCACAGAACCTGCTCCAACAAAAGAGTATTCCCCTAAAGTGATACCACAGATTATGGTGGCATTAGCTCCTATAGTAGCTCCCCTTTTTACTATGGTTTTTAGATATTCTTTTCTTTCTTTTGGATAAGCTGCTCTTGGGTTTTTAACATTGGTAAAAACCATTGAAGGGCCGCAGAACACATCGTCTTCTAAAGTTACTCCTTCATACACAGAAACATTATTTTGAATCTTCACATTATTCCCAATTTTAACATTTGGTCCAATACAAACATTCTGCCCGATTGTACAATTTTCACCAATAGTGACATTAGAAAGAATATGAGAAAAATGCCAGATCTTTGTCCCATTCCCAATTTTAACATTATCGTCTATATAAGATGATTGATGGACAAAATACCCCATTTATCTTTTTTCCTCCAAAGATTTTTGAGCTTCTTTTAGGATTTTTAAAACCCGTAGGCCACTCTCCCCATCGCTTTTTGGTTTCTTTTTATTTTTTATACAATCAATAAAATCTTCGCAAACTGCGTTAAGAGGCTCATATAAAGGAATACTGGGTATATAAATATCTCCATACCTAACACCCACGCCCCCTTTTTCTGTCCATTCAATACCTTTATCAAAAATTGTCAATTTATTCCTTAGTTCCATGTCGTCAAAGACAACCATTTTTTTACTACCCACAATTGTTAGCTTTCTTGTTTTGTTGGGATTAAGCCAGCTGAGATGAGAATGGGCATTAGCTCCAGAAGGAAATTTTAAATGAAGAAAAACAGTATCTTCAATTTTTTGTTTTTCTTGAAGATATATGCTTCCAAAGGCCTCTATTTTAGATGGAAAATCTTCTAAGAGATATAGGAAGATAGAAATATCATGGGGGCCAAGGCTCCAGAGAACATTTTCTTTAGACCGAATTACTCCTAAATTGAGGCGCTCACTATATAAATAGTAAATTTTCCCAAGCTCTCCATTTTTTATTATTTCTTTTATTCTTGAAATGGCAGGATGATAAATAAGGAGGTGATCAACCATTAAAATTAAACCTTTTTTCTTTGCAATCTCTATTAGTTCCTCGGCTTCTTCTAGCTGAAGGGCTATTGGTTTTTCTACCAAGACATTTTTACCTTTAAGAAGAGCTTCTTTTGCAATTTTGTAGTGGGTTTCAGTAGGAGTTGCTATTGCTATTGAGTCAATTTCTTCTTTAGAAATGATTTCTTTGGCAAGCAAAAAGCTTTTAATTCCTATAAATTCTGATGTTATTTTTGAGAGTTTGTTTCTATCTGAATCACAGATTGCCACATTTTCTATTCCCAAGATCCTGACAAAGTTTCTAACTAAATTACTACCCCAATTTCCCACTCCAATTATTCCGATTTTCATTAAACCTCCAAAAAGTATTATAAAATATGTAAACTTTCATTTCTCTGTCAAGTTTTGAAATTTCAAGAATCCTTTTTTAGCATAGATTTTAAGAAATATAACTCTTTTCTTCCGATAACTCTAAATAAGATTAATAAAATAGAGTAAACTACTCCACCGAGAGATGCAACACTTACAATTTCAAGAACTCCTTTTGGAGAAAACCACCTTAATGTTAGGAGCATTATTAAAGAAGAACCTATTATCTTCCCAGTAAACTTTATCCCAATTGTAACCTTGAATAATTTATAAGAGAATGTCAAAATTATAATTGCCAAAAAAAAGTAAGATATAAATGTTGCAACAGCTGCTCCAATAATATCTATCTTTGGAACAAGTAGAAAATTAAGCCCAAGATTTAAAAGAGCGGCAAATAAAAAAGAAAAAGGCAAATATTTTGTTTTTTCTTTTAAGAGGATTATGGAAACATAAATTTGGTAAATTCCCGCAAAGAGATATCCTCCCAAAATGAATAGGATTAAGGTTCTTTTTGTTACAAATACTTCTGTTGCTAATAGTCTTAAAAGATAAGGGGCAAAATAAAAAATTAAAAAACAGGAAGGAATTGCTAATATTAAATAATATTTTAGAGAATCTTGAAGATATTCCTTGACCTCTTTTTCTTCTTTTTCTTCCCAGAGTTTTGAAATAGTAGGGAAAAGAACGAATGATATGGGGGTGAGGAAAATATTAACAAATTTTCCAAGAGAATAAGAGGCCGAGTAAACACCCACCTTGGAAATATCTAAGAAGTGAATAATTACATAACGATCACTGTATTCAACAATCCAAAATAAAATGCTGATTGGAATTAATGGGAGGCTGTAATAAAGATAAGGGAGAATCTCTTTAAAAGATAACTTTAAAGGGAAACCCTTTGAATTTATAATATCAAAAATTATTAAGAAAGAGCCAAATCCTTCTACGATGATAAAAGAAAGGATAACTTTTTCTAACTTTCCACCCCAAAAAACAAAAATTATCCCTAGTAGGAGAGAAAAGAAGGTAGCTAAAATTTCAATTATGGAATATTTGCATATTTGGTTGAGAATTCTGTAATAGTTGTGGAGAAAGGTGTATAAAACACGTATAAAAAGCAAAGACAAAAACAGATTAACATATAATATTTGTTTTTCGTCTCCAAACAAGAAAATCGCAATTTTTTCTTTTAAAAAGAACATAAGGAGGATAATAATTATTAGAGAAAATAAGATTAAAAATAACATAGAAAAAAAGTGCTGAGAAAAGACTTCTTCTCTTTTAGAAGGGAGATACCGGATGGAAGCAGTATCTAATCTGAGCATTAAGATAGGCACCAATAGTCCTAAACTCACAACAACTTGTGTCCATATTCCATATTCCTTAGGGCCAAGATTTTTGGCAATCAAGGGAAGTAAAATAAAGGATTTTAAATCTAATAAGATTCCTGTTGCAAGCCTAATAAGAACGTTGAAAGCAAAGTTCTCTTTTTTCATAAGAATTTTTAGATGGAGTATTGCTATTTATGTTTAAAATTTGTCTTGCCACATATTCCCAAGAGAAAATTTCTTCTGCTAATTTTCTTCCCCTTTTACCCATCTCTTTTCTTAATCTTGAAGAATTGACAAGTTTTTTTATTGCTTTGAATAAAGCTTCTGCATCATTTGGAGGAACTAAAATACCTATTTTTTTCTCTTTTACTATCTCTAAGCCTCTGATTTTTGTTGTTATAATTGGAACCCCACAGGCAGCATAATCTCTGATTTTTAAGGGAGAAAGTCCTATATTTTCATTTCTTTCTTTTATAAAAGGTGCGATTCCAATGTCAAAAGCGTTAATATATAGATTGGCTTTTTGATAAGGGACATTTCCTGTTAAAGCAACTTGTTCTTCTTTAAACCTCGAAACCTCTTTACGAATTTTAGGCATTAAGATTCCATCTCCAACAAGAATAAATCTAACATTCTTATTTGTTTCCAAAATCTTTGGGATTGTCTGGAGGAGATATTCTAATCCTTGCCAGATTACAAAATTACCAATAAATCCTACATATAAAAAATGAGGATCAAGACCAAGAGTTTTTTTTGCTTCTTTTTTGTTAATTGGCTTAAAGTGATTTATATCTGTGCCATTTCCAATTAGGGCTATTTTTCTCTCGTTAATTCTGTATTTAATAAGTTTTTCCTTAATTCCCGGGCTTACAACTCTGAGGAAGTCGGAAAGAAAAGCACTTTTTATTTGCATAAACTCTACTAGTTTAATCTTTTTTTCACTTTCTCCTAAAACTTTTCTTTCTTCAGAGATCCAAGAATTTAATTCAAGAATTATTTTAAATTTATTATAAAAGATTTTTAATAATCTTAAAAATAATAAATAGAAGAAACTGGGAGGGGAAAATCTAAGGTATATTATGGAAGGTGAGAACTTAAAAGACTGCCATAAAGAGATTAAGGTAAAGTTAAAATATTTAATAAATCTAAGAAAATGGCTTCCTTTTAAGGGGTTAGGTAAAGAAAGGATTTTAAAATTTATTTTTGAATCACTAAGATTCTTGTCTATTGGCCCATAAACAATAGAAAGAACATTTGCTCCAAGATTGGAGAATTCTTTAGCCAAATTATAAAAATGAACCTTTGGGGCATTATCTATGGAAAAATCCACAGGTCCGATCATTAAAATTCGTTTTATAGCCATATTAAAAATATTATTTTAAATATGCCTTTCTCTTCTAGGAGGTCCAATTTATCTGGTGAAGAAGGATTTTATAGTTTTACACACATATTCAATTTCTTCTTTTCTTAGTTCTGGGAAAATAGGTAAAGAGAGAACTTCCTCGGCGGCTTTCTCAGAAATAGGCAAGTCTCCTTTTCTATAACCAAGATAAGAAAAACAATCCTGTAGGTGAAGAGGGAGTGGGTAATATATCTTCCATCCAATATTTTTTTTCTCTAAAAACCTTGCAAGATCATTTCTTTTTCCATTTTTTACTCTGATTGTATACTGATGGAATGTATGCTTTTTGTCTTTTGTAAAATTTGGAAGTTCTATCTCTTCAATATCTTTTAAAAGCTTAGCATAAAATTTTGCATTTTCAAGTCTTTTTTCATTCCATTTATTAAGATAGGGGAATTCTGCTAAAAGAATCGCTGCTTGGATAGTGTCTAATCTGCTGTTGTATCCTACATGAGGATGATGATAATCTAAGGAAGATCCATGAACTCTTAAGCTTCTTAACCCTTTTGCGATTTTTTCTTCATTGGTGGTTATCATCCCACCATCTCCATAAGCCCCTAAGTTTTTTGTAGGGAAGAAAGAAAAACAACCTAATTTGCCAATAGAGCCTGCTTTTTGCCCAAGGTGCTCTGCTCCAACAGCTTGGCAGGCATCTTCTATTATTTCAAGATTAAAATCTTTTGCAATTTTAACAATTGAGTTCATATCAGCCATAAGCCCATATAAATGGACAGGAATTATTGCTTTTATTTTGGGAATTTTTATTGATAACCGTTGTGTGTGGAAGGAAGCACCGTCTAAAAGTTCCTTTATTTTATCTGGGTCAATGTTGTATGTAGTAGGTTCTATGTCTACGAAGATAGGTGTTGCTCCTGCATTATAGATTGCTCCCGCTGTGGCGAAGAAAGTAAAGGGTGTGGTTATTACATAATCTCCCTTTCCAATCCCTAGAATTTTCAAGCTAAGTAAAAGAGCATCAGTTCCTGAAGCTACTCCTATTGCATATTTTGTGTTACAATATCTTGCAAATTTCTCTTCCAGCTGTTTTACCTCTTCTCCAAGGATAAAATGTTGAGTTTGTAAAACCCTCTCAATCGCTTTATCAATTTTTTCTTTTATTGAGATATACCGCCGTTTTAGGTCGAGTAAGGGAACTTTCATGGAAGCTCACTCCTTTCTAAGGTAAGACATTTCTCCTATATCCCCCAGAGTGTAATTAATGTTCTTACATAGGAGATTGGTAAGCTGTTTTATGCTTTCTCTAAAATAATCTTTTAGATATGTATAGGTTTTTATTGGAAGCAATTCGAAATTTCTTTTTCTACCCCAAAAAAACAATTTATTAATACCACATATCTTTACAAAGTTAACCATCCAACTTGAAACGCAGCGATAGTGATTGAAGTAAGATAGATACCATCTTTCTCCTTTATAGGGATACAATAGCTAATTTCTTTCCGATGATTCCCCATAAGAATTTTTGGATGCTTTTTAATTGCTCATATATCCAGTTACTCCCAGTTCTTTGAGCACCAATGACTAAAAAATTAAGCAACTTTATTGCTTTTCCTTTTTTAAGATTGAATTTCACGAAAAACTCTCTTTTATTTCTCATAAAGTTTATAAAATGGGATTACTCTGTCAAGGGTTCTATTCAAAGTTTTTGAATCTAAGAAAGCTATTTATTATAGGCTATAGGCCTTCTTAAATTTAAAGAGATTCTCCTAAAATGAGATTTTAGGCAATTCTTAAGGAAGACATTGCCCACTTCCCAAAGAAAAGGGGTTGACTTTTTTGAAAATGGTGTTATAATTTAAAAAATCGTGCTACGAAATGTAGGTGTGAAAGGAGGCTTTATGTTTAATGAAAAGTTAAAATTCTTTTTACTAGTTTTTGTTTCTGTGGCCGGATTTGGAGCTCGACCTCTTTCTGTAGATGACGCGAAAGTTGTAGAAAAGGGTATCTATGAAGTAGAATTGGGGTATGATTTTTCAAATACTGGTAATGATATTGGAAACCGAAGTATAGGATTGTCGATTAAACACGGTATAACGGAAAGATTCGATTTTGGTATAGGTATCCCATATAATATAGAACCAGATGACGGTTTAAGTGATGTCGAGTTCGCAATGAAATTAGCGCTTTTCAACCGGAAGATTTTGGCCGGTTCTTTTGTTGTAGGTTATGTGCCGGGCGAATCGGGATATACGGCGGTTGGCATCCTGAGTGTCCAGGCGGGTCCGGTCGTAACGCACATAAATCTCGGATATACGGCATTACCTGAATTAAGAGAAGATGTTGCGGTGTATGGTGTGGCTGTGGAATACCCTCTTAGTGATAAAATCACATTGGTTTCAGAGTTGACCGGTGAACTGAAAAAAGGTCCTATTGAAGCCTTAATTGGGGGGAGTTTCTTGGCTTTTAATGTCTTGGCGATTGATTTAGGTATCGGTTGTGGTCTTACCGAAGAGAGTTCTGAGATTAAATTTACTTTAGGATTGACATATGGTTTTTAGGACAAGCATAAATAAATGGAAAGTTTTTTGAGTAAAAACGAAAAGTTTACCTTAAAAAGGAGGTAAAAATATGGCCTGTTTTGTTGTTCCTGTTGGAGAAGCGGTTATAACTACGGTTATCCAGAAAGTCGTGGAAAAAAAGGAGAAAAAAAACAGCAGAGGGAAAACAAAAGAAAGAGTGTTGAGTTGGAGCCAGCGGTTGAGATTCCTTAATGGACTTTTGTGGGGAGGGAGTTTGCTACTTGCGTTTGAACATATATGGCATGGTGAAGTAGTCCCCTGGCCACCTTTTTTGACTGCAATGAGGGATCCGGCAGATGTGGGCCCAATGTTTCACGAAATAGCTACGATTGGTGTCGGCATGGCTATATTTGTAACTTTTATCTGGGCGGTTGCAATGTTGACTGTCGAACTGAAGGCATCTATATCGGGATTAAATGTTGAATACAAAAGGGGAGGTTGAGAATTATGTGGCTAATAATTACTGCTTTTGCAGCGATAGTAAGCACATTAACATGGTATTTGAAAGATCCGAAGAACGAATACAAGCTAGGATCTTTGTCTATCATTTTCTGGGGGGCTACGCTAATGTGGTTTGTTGACCTTGTGATGACGTACATATCTGAAGGAGGAGAGTTTCTTGAAGTTAATTTGGATGCGACGCTCCTTGGGATTTCTGTAGTTGTTATTACCCTTTTGGGTTGGGAAGTTTCAGTATTAATAAGTGATCCTAAGGGAATTATAAGAAAAAGATAATTAAATAAAAAGGAAATTATAAGAAGAAAAAAGGAATAAAATTTTATTAATGGTGGAATCTTGACTTTTTTTAATTAGATAATACTTTCCATTCCTTATGTTTTATTTAAAAAAATTCAGGGTAATTTCGCTTGCTATCCTTGCCAATCTTTTATGGTCTACAGCTTTTGTGGGAGTAAAGATTGGACTTATATATTCGTCCCCCTTACTTTTTGCTGGGATGAGGTTTATCCTTGCAGGTTTATTTTTATTACCTTTTTGTGGAGGAGTTAGGAATTATTTTACTTCAATTTGTTATAATATAAAAACAATAATAATTTTAAGTTTTTTCCAGACTTTTTTGTTATATTCTTTATTTTTCTTTGGAATGACTTTGGTCAGGGGCTCAACAGGTGCAATTGTTAATGGATCTGCCCCTCTCTTAGCAGCGGTTGCGGCTCATATCTTTTTAAAGAATGATAAACTTTCTATAAATAAGACTATTTATATTTTAGGGGGTATTTTTGGAATTGTTTTATTGTCAATTGATAGACAGTTTATTGCCAAAGGGTCTATTAAAGAATTGATAGGTATATTGATTCTTTTAGTAGCTACTTTTGCAAGTTCTATTGGTAATGTAATTGTAGCTATAGATAATAGTGAAATTGAGCCAATCCCCTTAAATTCTGCTCAAATGGGGCTTGGAGGAATTATGTTGCTCTTTCTTTCTCTTTTAGTTGAGGGTTCTCCAAAAGTGGTATTTGATAAACAGTTTATTTTTGCCTTGATTTGGCTTTCTTTTATTTCTGCAGCAGGATTTTCTATCTGGTTTTATTTATTAAAAAAAGAAAAAGTTAAGGTTTCCGAATTGAATATGTGGAAGTTTATAGTCCCAGGTAGTGGTGCCCTAATTAGTTGGATGTTTTTAAAAGATGATTCCCCAACCCCATTATCTATTATGGGTATGGTAATAGTTGCAACCTCAGTATTGTTATTTAATTTAAGAAAAATAACCCCATAATATTATAAAAATTCTGGGGAGTTACTCTAATTTCTTTTTTATTTATGTGAGAAATAAAATTCCTTTTAGGGGCTTGACAAAAAAGTGGATTTTTATTAATTTTTTATACTTTATTGATTTATAAATTAAACAGAAAACGTCTATGCGGTAAGACGAAGGAGGTAAGGTGGCTGTTAAAATAAGATTAAGAGTAATGGGCAAAAAGAAGCAGCGATTTTATAGGATTGTTGCAATTGAATCCAAAAATCCGAGAGATGGAGAGTACTTGGACCAAATAGGCTGGTATAATCCTCATACCAAGGAACTTAAGATAGATGAAGAAAAGATTAAAAAATGGCAAGAGAATGGTGCGATTTTAACTAATTCTGTAAAAGTTTTATTAAAGAGATGGAAATCAACAAAAACTGAGGAGGTGAGCGATGTTGAAAGATCTGATAACTTACATAGCGAAGTCTCTGGTGGATCAGCCTGAAAGTGTAGAGGTAGAGGAAATCGCTGGAGAAAGGACAGTGATGTATGAGCTTAAAGTGAGCAAGAAGGACATCGGAAAGATAATTGGAAAAGGAGGAAAGACTGCCAAAGCTATTAGGACTATTGTTACTGCAGCTTCGATGAAAAGTGGTAAAAGAGCGGTTCTTGAGATTTTAGAACCCTCTCCGGAATAAGAATTTTTCATCTTGCACTTGCATTAGATGAATATTAACATTTTTAGCATCTTCCCTTCTCTATTCCATCCTTTTTTAGAAGTTGGAATAGTTAGAAGGGCAAAGGAAAAAGGAATTGTTTCTTTTAATATAATAAACATAAGGGACTTTGCTTCTGATTCATATGGAACTGTGGATGATTATCCTTATGGAGGTGGACCAGGAATGATTATGAAGGTAGAGCCTATCGTTAGGGCATTGGAAAGTGTGGAAGAAAAGAAAAGAGGAATAGTTTATCTTCTTTCTCCGCGGGGAGAAAAATTCAACCAGCAAATGGCAAGGAATTTAGCGGAGAAGGAAGCATTAAGTTTAGTTTGTGGTCGGTATAAAGGTGTGGATGAAAGAGTTAGAGATTTTGTTGATGGAGAAATCTCAATAGGAGATTATATTTTAAGTGGTGGAGAAGTAGCAGCCATGGTAATTGTTGAAGCTATTGTTAGACTTCTCCCTGGTGTTGTGGGAAATATTGAATCTGTTAATACAGACTCTTTTGAAAAAAATATTTTGGATGCACCTTATTATACCAGACCCCAAGATTTCAGAGGCAAGAAAGTTCCAGATGTTTTGCTTTCTGGGGATCACAAGAGAATTGCTAAGTGGAGGGAAGAAGAAGCAATAAGATTGACAAAGAAATATAGAATGGATATTATGAGTAAAACGAGCTTGAAAGGAGATAAAAGTGGATGAGTTAAAGATAATAGAGCAAAAAAATTCTCTAGAGAAGGGCGTTAATTTTGGGCCAGGGGATCTTGTAAGAGTTAACATTTTGGTCAAAAGAGGAGAAAAAGAAAGAGTTCAGCATTTTGAGGGAACTGTTATTAAAATAAGAGGCTCAGGGAATGGAAAAACTTTTACTGTGAGGAAGGTAAGTCAAGGAATAGGAGTGGAGAAAATATTCCCCTTGAATTCCCCTATTATAAAATCAATAGAAGTTCTTAAAAAAGGTAGGGTAAGAAGAGCCAAACTTTATTATCTTAGAGAGAGAGAAGGGAAAAAAGCAAAAATAAAAGAAAAGAAATGATTTTTAGTGATGAGAGTTTAATTCCTCCTGATGCTACTCTTATTTGTGGAGTAGATGAGGTAGGAAGAGGCTCTCTCGCTGGACCTGTTGTTTCGGCTGCTGTTGTTTTTGAAAGAGGTTTTTATATTTCTGGAATTAACGATTCAAAGAAACTTTCTCCTCAAAAAAGGCTTGAGCTTTTCCCGAAGATTTTAAAGCATTCTGTATCTGTAGGAGTAGGTTATGTAGATTCTTTCTTAATTGATACCTGGGGTATAGATTATGCTGTTATTCTTTCGATGTACAGGGCAATAGCTTCTCTTTCCGTTATGCCAGATTGGGTGCTTGTGGATGGATTCCCAATACCAGAATTACCCATCCCTCAGGTGGCGGTAAAAGGTGGAGATGCTTCTACCCATGCAATAGGCGCGGCATCCATTTTGGCGAAGGTTCTGAGAGATAGAGTGATGGAATTTTTTGACATTATTTTCCCTTTCTATGAATTTAGTAAGAATAAAGGTTATGGGACTTCTTCTCATATAAAAAAAATAATAGACTATGGACCTTCAGAAATACATCGGAGAAGTTTCTCCCCAATAAAAGATTTAGTTAATGAATTACAGAGATAAGGGAGAAGAGATAGCAGCAAGATATCTTAAAAATAAGGGTTATAAGATTCTTGCAAGCAATTTTATTGGGAAAGGATTTGAAATAGACCTTGTTGTTAAGAAAAAGAATACAATAGCTTTTGTAGAGGTGAAGAGAAGAAAATCTTCTTGCTTTATGCATCCTTTAGAAGCAATTGGGAGGAAGAAAAAAGAGCATTTAATAAAAGGCGCTAAGTTTTTCCTTTCTCTTAATGACCTTTATGATAAATGTGATACAAGATTTGATCTTCTTGTGATAATTGAAGATAAAAAGGATATTGAATATTATGAGGATGCTTTCAGGATTAATTCTGATTTTTGAGATTTTGTTTTTAAGTCTTGGATGCGCGAAGATAGCTCCTCCTATTCCCTTAAAAATGGGGGAAGAGGTAGTTTTGGAGAGGACTTATATCCCTCTTCCTTTTGGGGTAATTACAAAAAATCAAGATTCTGTTGGAGTTTATAAATACGATGAAGCGAGTTGGCTTAAATTAAAATTTAAAGAAGAAATTGATACTATAAACACAACAGGAATTAAGATTCTTGATTTTAATGGTGAGGAGGTTCCTTTTTCTCAAGAGTGGGTAATGTTTGAAGACAGCAGTTATTTAATTCTAAAGCCTAAAGAAAGACTTAGTTATAACGCTATTTATGTGCTTAAAATAATAGGAAGTGAGGTTTTTAATATTAAAGGAGAATATATTGATGTAGACAAAGATGGAATAAAAGGAGAACCTCTTGATGATAATTTCGCTTTTCCTTTTCTTACAGTTAAAAAAGATAATTCTAAAGGAGAATGGCCTTCTTTGGAAGACAAAATTTCTCCTTCTATCTCTTCAAGATTATTCTTTTTTGCAGAAGGAGCACCCTCTTCTATTGGATGGAAAGATGTTGAATTGGCTCTTTATATTTACGATTACACATGGTTGAAAGAAAGGACTCTGATATTAAGTGTGGTGGACTCTAATACCATAAAAAAAGATAAGTTTAAAATTGTTGAAGAGAATGGAGAGGAAATCCCTTTAAAGGAAATCTATTATATAGTAGACCCTTTTTCTCCTTTCTTTGGAGCAGTTTTTATTAAACCATATTTTCTCAAAGCTGGGAAAACCTATGAAGTTATGGTTTTTGGAGATATTTCGGATCTATCGGGGAATAAAATTGGAGAAAAGGGGTCTGTTGTTTTTAAGAAGAAATTCAAGGCATCAAATTGTAACTATAAAAAGACGGAATGTGAGAAAGACACAATCCCTCCTATAGTCCTAAGTTGGAAAGATCTGGGGTACGGTTTTGAAGTGGTGTTTTCCGAAATTATTGATTCTTTGAGTATAACTAAGAATTCTATTTATCTTGAAGATGATGAAGGTAATTTATTTTTTAGAAATGAATGCGGCAATACATTTGTTAGATTTCTAAGCTTAAAGAGGAAAGATATTTCTGGTAAAATCGGGTTTGTTACAGAAGAGATTAAGGATTTAAGTGGTAATAAGTTAAAAGAGAGGTTAAGCCATTACTTTGGAAGATAAATTAGTCAAATTAGCAATAGAAGCGAAGGAGAAAGCATATGCTCCTTATTCAAAGTTTAAAGTTGGAGCAGCTATTTTGGCTTCCGGGAGGTTTTTTATAGGATTTAATATAGAGAATGCTTCATACTCTCTTACTGTTTGTGCAGAAAGAGTGGCGGGGATAAATGGTATTATAAATGGAGTAAGGAAATTTGAGAAGATAGCTATTGCTTCTAGTGGATTAAATTTCTCTTATCCCTGTGGAGCTTGTTTACAATTCCTTGGGGAATTTGCTGAAGATATGGAGGTTTTTTTAATAAATGGAGAAGCAAAGATAAAGAAGTTTACCCTTTCTCAGCTTTTCCCTTATAGATTCTCTTTGTAGTCTTTTATTTTGTCCCATTTTGTTAAAGAGTCTTTAAATATTTTACAGCCTTTAATCCCATCTATAAGCATTCCTCCTTCTTCGTAAAATGGAACTCCCACGATATTTCCATCTATGAACTCAAAATTCACATCTTCTTCTTTAAAGAAAGATTTTGTCTGCATTTGGATAGAAAAGAACATAACTTTTGCCAATTCTTTTGCATCTTCTAATGAATATTCGGCTCCCACCATATCTTTTGGAGAATCGGGGATTATCTCTGGTTGGGTAATAGTAAAATGAAGTTCGGGTTGATCAGAAAGAAGGTATTTGTTTGTAACACCATAGGCTGGAACAAAGAAGGTAATTTTTTTTTGAGCTTT from the candidate division WOR-3 bacterium genome contains:
- the cdd gene encoding cytidine deaminase, which codes for MEDKLVKLAIEAKEKAYAPYSKFKVGAAILASGRFFIGFNIENASYSLTVCAERVAGINGIINGVRKFEKIAIASSGLNFSYPCGACLQFLGEFAEDMEVFLINGEAKIKKFTLSQLFPYRFSL
- a CDS encoding YraN family protein; protein product: MNYRDKGEEIAARYLKNKGYKILASNFIGKGFEIDLVVKKKNTIAFVEVKRRKSSCFMHPLEAIGRKKKEHLIKGAKFFLSLNDLYDKCDTRFDLLVIIEDKKDIEYYEDAFRINSDF
- a CDS encoding ribonuclease HII — encoded protein: MIFSDESLIPPDATLICGVDEVGRGSLAGPVVSAAVVFERGFYISGINDSKKLSPQKRLELFPKILKHSVSVGVGYVDSFLIDTWGIDYAVILSMYRAIASLSVMPDWVLVDGFPIPELPIPQVAVKGGDASTHAIGAASILAKVLRDRVMEFFDIIFPFYEFSKNKGYGTSSHIKKIIDYGPSEIHRRSFSPIKDLVNELQR
- the rplS gene encoding 50S ribosomal protein L19, which codes for MIEQKNSLEKGVNFGPGDLVRVNILVKRGEKERVQHFEGTVIKIRGSGNGKTFTVRKVSQGIGVEKIFPLNSPIIKSIEVLKKGRVRRAKLYYLREREGKKAKIKEKK
- the trmD gene encoding tRNA (guanosine(37)-N1)-methyltransferase TrmD, whose protein sequence is MNINIFSIFPSLFHPFLEVGIVRRAKEKGIVSFNIINIRDFASDSYGTVDDYPYGGGPGMIMKVEPIVRALESVEEKKRGIVYLLSPRGEKFNQQMARNLAEKEALSLVCGRYKGVDERVRDFVDGEISIGDYILSGGEVAAMVIVEAIVRLLPGVVGNIESVNTDSFEKNILDAPYYTRPQDFRGKKVPDVLLSGDHKRIAKWREEEAIRLTKKYRMDIMSKTSLKGDKSG
- a CDS encoding KH domain-containing protein, whose translation is MLKDLITYIAKSLVDQPESVEVEEIAGERTVMYELKVSKKDIGKIIGKGGKTAKAIRTIVTAASMKSGKRAVLEILEPSPE